GTTTACTAACAAAAACAAACCAGTATGATATGATAATTCAGCATATtcatttgaaaaaaaaaattaaattattaaataaatgaaaattaaAAATGGATCGTAATATTAGTTATGATGGCATCAAGTGCTTGCTATGTATACTTAAATCCGAGTAGGCTTGTCAATGGAGCGAAAATCCGAACCGACCCTGATCCAATCCGCGTATATGAATTGACCATTAAAATTTCGACCCGAGATATTATCCAATAAGAAAAATCGATGTAAATGGAGATGATATGAATTTAGGCTGATCCAATTCGTTAATAAGGCGATCCAGTTATATAtttatgtatacatatatataatatttttttaaaatttccaaTTTAGAGTTATTATCTTCAGTCAAGGTCCATTGTGTGTATTTCATTCGATCTAGGCTCTAGAGTCGAGTCGATTTCTATATTGTACTCAAATTCTTTTAACTTTCAGAACCGGAAATCACCCCAATCACCATTCAATAACAGTTTCACTTCGATTCATCAATTTTTTTCATTGACGAATCATATCACTATAATCAATGGAGTTTTATTTTAGGTATGTTTCCAATTTATAAAAACTTTTATAATAAGTTACGTTAAAAAATAATATACATAAATGCTTGCCCGGAATGCTAAAATTTTAATAATCGATGTGCCCCTAggatattttttattattcaagcTGAAGGCagtgattatgatgaaacctatgctccatGCTAGATTGAGGCCATcggatatttctggcattcgcaatTATTGGTATTGTTGTAAATGTGATAAGTAGAACTAAACTAAACAACACTTCGATTATGATAAAAATACTCAATACTAAATAGATAAAAGACGTAATCTAATAATAATAAatgtaataaaaataaattatgataaAACCACTTTaacaaattataataaaaaaatatattaaaaattaaaatagtaAAAAAATATGTATACATAACGAACAAATAATTTACTAATTATACAACAGGATTACGAGAAAAAATGAAAATTATTATAGCAAACTAGTTAATTTGTACGAAAAAATAACTTCCAAAGTTATGGTAATTATTTGATAAAATTAATACGCAATCGCGTGCATAGCACGAGTTTAAGCTAGTATTGGATTACAGGGTAATTCTCTTTATTTCACGGTCCACATGTTGAAATGTTAAATATAGCTTTATTGTATATATGATTATATGTATAAGAATTAGGGGTTTCACTGTTTATTGGTGTTGGTACCACAAGTCTTGTCTTTTACTCTTATTTTAAATTGAGACATTCTTTTATCAGTTTTGGGTCCTTATTTTGTGATTATTTGTGCACTTTACTTTTATCTTTTGTGATCTATACTCCTATCGTTCTCTGTTCTTAGCAAATATGATCATTGTGAAAATATGATAGGAAATTGGAAGCATATATTATTGGTTATTGCATATTGACGGTACTAATCAAAGAACTATCAACTTATGATATGCACTGAATTGTAACGAAATAGGGTACATGATGATTATTAAGATTTGCGTTCTAAATACGCGTCGAACATTTAGATGTTAAAACAGTTATGCCAATGTATGATTAAAAGTGATGCTGGATACAATGTGGATATCCTTGCATAGTCTAATTGATTCGGAGGATAGAAATAGATTCCTTTCATTACATCGCAGGATGTGTACCATAAAATCATCAAATATTTTTTCAATCTTTAAGAAAATGATTTGAATCAACATCGAGGGAAGAAGACGGAAGAGATTCGGAAAGCGTCTCAGGAGCGTCGACGCCCGCGACTATAAAACTTTACCCTATATGGGAGTCGCTTACGACAAATGTTGATGATGAAGAGTTATAACGGGGATTGGTAAAGTTTTATATGATGATTACGATGACCATCACAACGGGAGATCNNNNNNNNNNNNNNNNNNNNNNNNNNNNNNNNNNNNNNNNNNNNNNNNNNNNNNNNNNNNNNNNNNNNNNNNNNNNNNNNNNNNNNNNNNNNNNNNNNNNAATTTGCTTAGAGTAATCTCCAGTTTCTGGTTGTGATATATCATATatgaaattttattaaatatgTAGCATTGTCTTTGATTTTTAACATAACTCTGATCACAACTTGCAGATTACAGATGTTGAAAATTTGATAGTAGCACCAATATCAAAAGCATCAACTAGGCAAAGAGTGGAAGGGCAGGAAGAGTACGTCCTGGAAAATGTTATAGGTGCTGAACTGAGAAGTTCTCATTTTATTGACAATATTTTCTTTTTAGAAGTTGTGCCTATTATATATCTATTCTAAATATCAAGAAGATTTAATGGTTTAGGTGTGATACTGTGTCCAAATTCTGCCTACTGTGTGCACAGTTTGAAGTGAATTAGATCTTGAAAAACAGGGCGTGATATGAGTTGATAATTTTCATAAATTGATGGGTGAATATCCTTCCATAGCATCTCTCCTGGTTTGAATTAGGGGTTACCTGTGTAGGCCGAGTCTTGAATAATTTCTCCCTTTATATCATCCAACTGGACTTAATGAATAAAATACTAGTCGGTAGGTGTTTATTATATGTAATTTCAGCTTTGATTGATCATTCTAGGTTTTAACAGCTCGATAACTCATGATTTTGATATTAACTTTCATATGTATATGCATGTCTTTATCTTTCTACTTTTTGAGCTTATCCTCTGGCACTGGAATCTCTGTGTTTTTTATTGCAATTATGCTCCAAGTCCACCTCTTTGGTGTTTTTGTTAGTGAAAATGGATGGTTGAATTTAATTATAATTCATCTTCGGCATTCTTCTCACATATCACTGATGAGGTTCTTGTTCGTAAATTTATTaagtttttgttttgattttgtggAGAGCAAGACTTTATGAATAATATTAATTTGAGCTATACGATATTAGGCTCTACACAGAGGAGTATTACGTCAATGATTGTCTACAGAGGGGATTCCAGAGATTCAGAGAAACAAGTCTTGTTTCCTCTGTTAATTGATGATGATGCCAAACTTACTTCACCAGCTGGTTTTCCAAATAGCTGAAATTCCATTAGTATGTTGCAGTATATCTTCTCTCTGTTATCCAAGTGCAAAACCCACCTACCTAGCCATATAGTAAATATAATTTATACTAATTTCATGATTTTCTAGTACTCAGAATATTTAAACTTTATGTAGGAACCAATGTTCTCAAAAATGATCTTAGCTTCAGATGAGCTTGGATGTTCCGAGGAGATCTTAATAATTGTTGTTGTCCTTTCCATACAGGTAGACTCTCCCCTATATCATAATCTTTTTGGAATTCTTCATATTGATCTAGCTGTTTGCATAACATAGAAATATGAACATCTTGAGTTGAATGATACAATAATTGTATGATAAGTTACATTCTAAGAGTTCTTCTAATCAATTGTATACATATAGTCTACACTGGATCTTCAAAATTCTGCAAATATTTGAGATGCTTAAGATATTACTAATAAATCAATGTGAGGCTGCAGATAGTAGCCAAGCTGCGGATCTATATACTGGCCTATATTTAGTCGCATTTGGGGCTGGTGGACTAAAGCGGCGCTTCCTTCCTTGGGAGCAgaccagtttgatgagtcagacCCTGAAGAGTCTAATACCCTTTCTAGTTTCTTTAACTGGTTCCTATTTTTTGTTGTTACTGGGGCTATCTTTGGTGTCACTTTTCTTGGTCTGGATTAGTGAAAATGAAGGCTGGAACTGGGGATTTGGGGTGTCTACTTTGCAGTAGCAATCGCAATCTTGTTCCTGTGCATGGGAAGATCACTCTACAGGAACAATGTCCCAAAAGGAAGCCCACTCAGTCGAATAATGCAGGTGTGCACCATTTTGTACAATTACACAGGATGTATGCATGGTCATTGTAATTGCAGATAGATATACTTTGATGTCCATTATTTTGATGGGGCTAATTCATGACTTCAAATGCTTTTTCTAAAACTAGGTATTTGTGGCTGCAATTAGAAACTGTAATCTTTCACTGCCAGAGAATGCAGTAGGATTCCACGAGGTTCATGATAAACAATCTGAGACTCTTCACAGAACAAATCAATTCAGGTGCCTACTCTTATTCATCTTAGCTAGCTAGTGGAGATTCTTAGTGTTCGGAAAATTAATCTCTCTATATTGCAGGTTCTTGGATCACACAGCAGTTATTGTGACTACAGATTCATCTACTGTTAACAATCCGGCACCCTGGAAAATGTGTACTGTGACACAAGTCGAGGAAACAAAAATTTTAATTCGGATGCTCTCGATAATTTTAAGCACTATCTTCATGAATACATGTTTGGCTCAACTCCAAACTTTCAGCATTCAACAGAGTAATACGATGGACAGAAATCTTCTTGGTTTTCAAGTCCCTGGATCTTCAATCCCTGGCATTCCACTAGTGTTTATGTTTATATTGATCCCAATATATGATCGTGTCTGTGTTCCAATTCTCCGAAAGTTCAAAGGGATTCCCACTAGAGTCACACACCTCCAAAGAATAGGAGTTGGACTCGTTCTCTCAGCCATTTCTATGGCTGTGGCAGGAATAGTAGAGACACACCGCAAATCTGTTGCTATCGAGTACAACATGGTTGATTCTGCAGAGCCTTTGCCTATGACTGTGTTCTGGTTAGGTTTCCACTATGCAATATTTGGAATGGCTGATATGTTTACATTGTGAATAGTCTAGTAAAGCtcatgtttttttaaaaaaaaacttctGTTGCAGTCTATATGGGTATCGTCCAGGGGATCACAGAAAGAGCTAGATGAAGCAAAGATGAGATTTGCTGCTGCCGAGGTTTCATCTCAACTCATGTTTAATTTATATAGAGCTTTAGCTGGTTTAGCAACTGTTAAATTTTAGAAGAGCTTCAGCTGGTTTAGCAGATGTATTTCTGTTTGGGATGAACTATGTAAATGATCGATGGTGGATGTCTAGTACTTGCTTTTGCAGTTATGTAGTTTGTTTGGATTATGAAGTTTGTTTGGTGGTGGATATATGTACGTAATTGGTATAATCTATGGTAAATCAATGAATGTATGTTTGTTTTGGTTTGGTTagttttggaatggtaaaatggCAGTTGGTATGTTTTTGGATGACTCTTGTTTGGGTTTTGGGCATTTGATTGAAACAGGGGATtcatgaataaaaaaaataaacaaacatcACTTCATGAACAAAATAACTGATGTAAAATGTAGTCAAATAAGATATTTCATACAATAAACTGATGTCATAAGCAGGCACATATATCAGCTCACAAGAAATGACTGATGTAAAACAATATAATAGATATCACATTTTGAAAGAACTGATGTTAAACACACACAAAGACATCAGTTTCATTAAAAAATGAAAGGTACGACATCGCTTCTGATAAAAGACTGATGTAATATGTTAAGTTACACATCAGTTTAACAAGTTTTTCGATGTTAATGTATCATATTGCTTTATATGTGATAAGTTTAAAATGATATACATGACATATGAATGAATAACTAAAACTATAGTGAAGGTATACATTGAAGAAAAATACATCACATTGTTAAGAAAAACGATGTCTAAACTGTgtatagacatcggctaataagcGATGTGTAATGCACCTACCTTTCTCATCGCATACAAAGGCATCGCTTGGATTTtaaatagacatcggctaataagcGATGTCTATTGACAAATTTCTAGAAGTGATATCTCTCTCACTCATGACGaaccctactagatctacgaacaacctatgtttccggagcaggaacatctcatcgagatctatagtcctcccactattTTTCTTGTAAAGTAACTCTATTTTAAAAAATACAGCAGTCCGAGCAACAGACACTTGGTTCTCAGTAGAATTATATAAACTACACCCTTCGTTTCTTCATGATATcccataaaataacatttatctaattttggtcctagcttgtcagagaccaagcatttcacaaatgctttgcatccccatactttcataaatgacatgctatgacgtttCTCAGTTAATATCTCATATGTAGTCTTTTTAAACCGATTTAGTTAGAACTCGATTTAGTGTATATGTAGTTATTTccagagcataaccctagaaattTATTGGAAGATCCtttagactcatcatcgatcgtaccatgtccaacaaggtacgatttcttcTCTCAGAAACTATGTTCCATTGAGGCA
This genomic interval from Apium graveolens cultivar Ventura chromosome 8, ASM990537v1, whole genome shotgun sequence contains the following:
- the LOC141680555 gene encoding protein NRT1/ PTR FAMILY 5.4-like codes for the protein MKAGTGDLGCLLCSSNRNLVPVHGKITLQEQCPKRKPTQSNNAGVHHFVFVAAIRNCNLSLPENAVGFHEVHDKQSETLHRTNQFRFLDHTAVIVTTDSSTVNNPAPWKMCTVTQVEETKILIRMLSIILSTIFMNTCLAQLQTFSIQQSNTMDRNLLGFQVPGSSIPGIPLVFMFILIPIYDRVCVPILRKFKGIPTRVTHLQRIGVGLVLSAISMAVAGIVETHRKSVAIEYNMVDSAEPLPMTSIWVSSRGSQKELDEAKMRFAAAEFWNGKMAVGMFLDDSCLGFGHLIETGDS